Proteins co-encoded in one uncultured Draconibacterium sp. genomic window:
- a CDS encoding PadR family transcriptional regulator: MTNNKNGQDFNIRWKSQIKKGLIEYMILLFLEKKTYYGYELIDMIRQLSSIEIAEGTLYPLLNRLKKDGMLTSRWHELESGIPRKYYTITNKGAEQIKLMNDYFDLIDNSLLRIKNLKP, encoded by the coding sequence ATGACCAATAATAAAAACGGGCAAGATTTTAACATACGATGGAAATCGCAAATTAAGAAAGGCCTGATTGAATACATGATCTTGCTTTTTCTTGAGAAAAAAACCTATTACGGCTATGAACTTATTGATATGATTCGCCAACTGTCGTCAATAGAAATTGCAGAAGGCACACTCTACCCCCTATTAAACCGGTTAAAAAAAGACGGGATGTTAACATCGCGCTGGCACGAACTGGAATCCGGAATTCCCAGAAAATACTATACCATAACCAATAAAGGAGCTGAACAGATTAAATTGATGAACGACTATTTCGATTTGATAGACAATTCACTTCTTCGAATAAAGAACTTAAAACCATAA
- a CDS encoding carbohydrate-binding family 9-like protein has protein sequence MKNLTIKKIDISSPVSVQEAAQLLTNETDLENVDILNWEKAYPYKPGVQFRIAHTGNEIWLKFYVQEKNILAQETEINGDVYKDSTVEFFISVDEGKNYYNFEFNCIGTPHVGYGPGRGNRTPILPEVINQIDIESTLGNEPFEEKSGNFSWEMMICIPVQCFAFDKIENLGGLKATANFYKCGDATSDPHFVTWNAVDTENPDYHRPEFFGQINFEE, from the coding sequence ATGAAAAACCTTACCATTAAAAAAATTGACATTTCTTCGCCGGTTTCGGTTCAAGAGGCAGCACAACTTTTAACAAACGAAACTGACCTTGAAAACGTTGACATTTTAAACTGGGAAAAAGCGTATCCGTATAAACCGGGTGTACAATTCAGAATTGCACACACCGGAAATGAAATCTGGCTGAAGTTTTACGTTCAGGAAAAAAACATATTGGCGCAGGAAACCGAGATAAATGGCGACGTTTACAAAGACAGTACTGTTGAGTTTTTTATTTCGGTAGATGAAGGTAAAAACTATTACAACTTTGAGTTTAATTGTATTGGGACGCCACATGTTGGATACGGTCCGGGACGTGGAAATCGCACCCCCATTTTACCCGAAGTTATAAACCAAATCGATATCGAATCGACTCTTGGCAATGAACCTTTTGAAGAAAAATCGGGCAATTTCTCGTGGGAAATGATGATTTGCATTCCGGTGCAATGTTTTGCGTTTGATAAAATAGAAAATCTTGGAGGGCTAAAAGCAACAGCTAACTTTTATAAATGTGGCGATGCAACTTCCGACCCCCATTTTGTAACCTGGAATGCTGTAGACACCGAAAACCCGGATTATCACCGCCCTGAGTTTTTTGGGCAAATTAATTTTGAAGAATAA
- a CDS encoding DEAD/DEAH box helicase translates to MAQLKFIIALTEHRYLGTVFQPFLIEKKERFYAVERLVKPHDLNDTIYDWQPYEKELVHLIEKYSDEVLTKKFSRAGSVSDFYSSLRPGYFEKQVTPFIEKCMMEVCSILMLSPVQLFRKEAKYSNLYDEDEIKVPPLFARPEFEFERTETQTRYRLRIFLDEQEIVLSSRSIQIVTNDPCLLLYRNQLVAFEKLNAKKLTPFFEKDFITVPNTIEDKYYSGFVLNTVRDYDVKTKGFDVVRAEAGKNAVLSLENNLQYRPCLVLNFQYGDEKFLPGNKRKMSVSVKKQNGSFVYYKTTRDFKWEKDILETINHSGLKEENGYFTLNGISLLEPQNALYFFVNWLNEKRPELEQKGIRIKQDQLDKTYYTGSQKLELKTQTKGDWFDVYAVVKFGEFSIPFIQLKKYILNDIREFELPNGETAVLPEEWFARYKGLLPFGKQQGEHIKFEKHHFTLLQNSIQEVDKEVKRKYEKLIGAEKENAVLPSNLQATLRSYQEEGFNWMYGLYKNGLGGCLADDMGLGKTLQTLTLLLKLKRMKQEIKIHDPVDANGQRDLFADSSKAKTTVQPASLIVVPTSLVHNWSNEIRKFTPALKIYQHVGTQRKKADELGKLASYYDIIITTYGTVRNDIDLLKATEFFYLILDESQSIKNSSSKTYKAVMDVKARYKLVITGTPIENSLSDLWSQMNFLNPGMLGNLAFFRRTFITPIEKHANEEQMDKLQLMIKPFVLRRKKIEVAKDLPPLMEEVRICPMAGEQEKLYEQEKSVIRNTILSSIEKEGLKKSQFVVLQGLTKLRQLANHPSLADDDASERSGKFDEIFRMLSNLVAEKHKVLIFSSFVTHLELLEKKIEVEKWKYSKLTGQTTKREKVIKDFQNDDENRIFLISLKAGGVGLNLTEADYVFIIDPWWNPAAENQAINRAHRIGQDKHVFVYRFITENSIEEKIQKLKDRKSSLADKFINSNDPFEQITQEEIVALFE, encoded by the coding sequence ATGGCACAACTAAAATTTATAATAGCTTTAACCGAACATCGTTACCTGGGAACCGTGTTTCAACCATTTTTAATTGAGAAAAAAGAGCGGTTTTATGCGGTGGAGCGACTGGTAAAACCTCATGACCTGAATGATACAATTTACGATTGGCAGCCTTACGAAAAAGAGCTGGTTCATTTAATCGAGAAATACAGCGACGAGGTGCTAACAAAAAAGTTCTCGCGTGCCGGCAGCGTTTCAGACTTTTATTCATCGTTACGCCCGGGTTATTTTGAAAAGCAGGTCACGCCTTTTATCGAGAAATGTATGATGGAGGTATGTTCCATACTGATGTTAAGTCCTGTTCAGTTGTTTCGCAAGGAAGCAAAATATTCAAACCTCTACGATGAAGATGAAATAAAAGTACCACCGCTTTTTGCACGGCCCGAATTTGAATTTGAACGAACCGAAACACAAACCCGCTATCGGCTTCGAATTTTTCTCGACGAACAGGAAATAGTGCTGTCTTCGCGTTCCATTCAGATTGTTACTAACGATCCGTGTCTGTTGCTTTACAGAAACCAGTTGGTGGCTTTCGAAAAGCTGAATGCAAAAAAGCTTACGCCGTTTTTTGAGAAGGATTTTATTACCGTACCGAATACCATTGAAGACAAATATTATTCGGGTTTTGTGCTAAACACTGTGCGCGATTACGATGTAAAAACCAAAGGTTTTGATGTGGTTCGTGCTGAGGCTGGGAAAAATGCTGTATTGTCGCTCGAAAATAACCTGCAGTATCGTCCATGTCTTGTGCTTAATTTCCAGTATGGCGACGAAAAATTCCTGCCCGGAAATAAAAGGAAGATGAGTGTTAGCGTTAAGAAACAAAACGGCTCATTTGTTTACTATAAAACCACACGCGATTTTAAGTGGGAAAAGGACATTCTTGAAACCATTAACCATTCTGGTTTAAAGGAAGAAAACGGTTATTTTACGTTGAATGGAATTTCACTTTTAGAGCCACAAAATGCACTGTATTTTTTCGTAAACTGGTTGAATGAGAAAAGACCGGAATTAGAGCAAAAAGGAATCCGAATCAAACAAGATCAGCTGGATAAAACATATTATACGGGTAGCCAGAAACTGGAATTGAAAACACAAACAAAAGGCGATTGGTTTGATGTCTACGCGGTTGTAAAGTTTGGGGAGTTTAGCATTCCGTTTATACAACTGAAGAAGTATATACTAAACGATATACGGGAATTTGAATTACCAAACGGAGAAACAGCCGTATTGCCCGAGGAGTGGTTTGCCCGCTACAAGGGACTTTTGCCTTTTGGAAAACAGCAGGGCGAACATATAAAATTTGAAAAGCACCATTTTACTTTATTACAGAATTCAATTCAGGAAGTTGATAAAGAAGTAAAACGTAAATACGAAAAGCTGATTGGTGCTGAAAAAGAAAATGCAGTTTTGCCATCGAACTTGCAGGCTACTTTACGCAGTTACCAGGAAGAAGGATTCAACTGGATGTACGGTTTGTATAAAAATGGTTTGGGCGGATGCCTTGCCGATGATATGGGACTTGGAAAAACCCTGCAAACGCTCACTTTGCTGTTAAAGCTTAAACGCATGAAACAGGAAATAAAAATTCATGATCCTGTTGATGCTAATGGCCAGCGCGATTTGTTTGCCGATTCATCGAAAGCAAAAACTACTGTACAGCCAGCCAGTTTAATTGTGGTGCCTACGTCGTTGGTGCATAACTGGAGTAACGAAATACGAAAGTTTACACCGGCCCTAAAAATTTATCAGCATGTGGGAACACAGCGCAAAAAAGCAGATGAGCTCGGTAAACTGGCTTCATATTACGATATAATCATTACTACTTACGGCACGGTTCGCAATGACATTGATTTGTTAAAAGCCACCGAGTTTTTCTACCTGATTTTGGATGAAAGCCAGTCGATAAAAAATTCCAGTTCGAAAACTTACAAGGCGGTAATGGATGTTAAAGCCCGCTATAAATTAGTGATAACCGGAACTCCAATCGAAAATTCATTGTCCGATCTATGGTCGCAAATGAATTTCCTAAATCCGGGAATGCTGGGAAATCTGGCATTTTTCAGGCGGACATTTATTACACCCATTGAAAAACATGCCAACGAAGAGCAAATGGATAAACTACAATTGATGATCAAACCATTTGTTTTACGTCGTAAAAAAATTGAGGTAGCCAAAGACCTTCCTCCGTTAATGGAAGAAGTGAGGATTTGTCCGATGGCCGGAGAGCAGGAAAAACTATATGAGCAGGAAAAATCGGTGATTCGTAATACTATTCTTTCTTCAATTGAGAAAGAAGGGCTAAAGAAATCACAGTTTGTTGTTTTGCAGGGCCTCACCAAGTTGCGGCAACTGGCTAATCACCCTTCGTTAGCCGATGATGATGCCTCTGAACGATCAGGTAAGTTTGATGAGATCTTCCGGATGTTGAGCAACCTTGTAGCCGAGAAACATAAGGTGCTGATCTTTTCTTCATTTGTAACTCACCTTGAATTGCTGGAGAAAAAAATCGAGGTAGAAAAGTGGAAATACAGCAAGCTTACGGGGCAAACCACCAAGCGCGAAAAAGTGATAAAAGATTTCCAGAACGATGATGAAAACCGAATATTTCTGATTTCCTTAAAAGCCGGTGGAGTAGGGCTGAATCTCACCGAAGCCGACTATGTTTTTATTATTGATCCGTGGTGGAACCCGGCAGCAGAAAACCAGGCAATTAACCGGGCGCATCGTATCGGGCAGGATAAACATGTGTTTGTGTATCGTTTTATTACTGAAAATTCGATTGAAGAAAAAATTCAAAAACTAAAAGACCGTAAAAGTTCGCTGGCAGATAAGTTTATCAACTCAAACGATCCGTTCGAGCAAATTACACAGGAAGAAATTGTGGCGCTTTTTGAGTGA